The Cryptomeria japonica chromosome 6, Sugi_1.0, whole genome shotgun sequence genomic interval CATAAATTATAATCATATGTTCAAAATGTTGTTAATGTTGACAATTAGtaacatttttttcaatttgttagatagagaaataaatttcatttatgaTTTAACTTATTTGGTTTTCTAACTATTTttcaatatataattttttttatcattacaCGAAGGTTAATGTGTTTGGTTAAATATAAAAAACttacttttattattttcaattttataaaagaaataatatttttaatgtATTATGATGTAAAGTAGATATTAGATTAGTTGAAGTTTGTATGTTTAATTTTTGTTTGGGTTTGTTATTTTGTATGGTTAATAATTTTTTGGTGTTAAATTGTTAATGTATGACATTGGTAGAAGTTTGTGGACAtaattgttattgtttgttttcttattgattttttttgtaattaacttttttataaatatattaaaatgttCCTAATATTTTTGAAAATGAGATTTAAATTATCTTTATCATCTCTATCTAttcttctctcctctctctcatttatctcctccttatctctcccttctttctatccctatctcccccctctctccatctctcctctTCCAAACATAACATGCCCTAAGGTTTGTTATTTTGTATGGTTAATAATTTTTTGGTGTTAAATTGTTAATGTATGACATTGGTAGAAGTTTGTGGACACAACTGTTATTGTTTGTTTTCTTattgattttttttgtaattaacttttttataaatatattaaaatgttTCTAATATTTTTGAAAATGAGATTTAAATTATCCCTATAAAAGACAAAATACATTCTTATAGAATCTAGAAATATCATGACTTTACTCTATTATAAGAACTATTTTTATTAATTGAATCAAATACCATAAAACAAAatgcctctccctctctctccctctctatatatttatctttatcatctctatctattcctctctcctctctctcatttatcccCTCCTCATCTCTCCATTCTTTCTATCCCTAtttcccctctctctatctctcctcttgCAAACATAACATGCCCTATGCCCTAAGGCTTCTTTTACTCATGTTTGGATGCTTATTTTATTTGAAgctttcaattttctaattttgttTATCTGTTCCGGAGGACTGATAAATAAATTGTGTGTCAAACTCTTCGGAAATTTGGCATAGAACTTTTGGTGGTGAAACCCTAAGTTCTTCCTTTGTTATCGCTGCAGCTTCCATGATGAACACCATGTTACGACGCAGACTGTTTGTTGTTGCAGCAGCTCGCACTAACTCCAATTTATGCTCCAAACTGTTTTTTACACAACCCATTTCATTTTCGCAATGTTTTCTCAACTGAAGCTCATTCGCAGACCCTCTTTTCACAATTTGCCTCCACCAAACTTGAACTGTCTGTGGCCGACATCACACGGATTCTCAAAAGGCGACCCCAATTGCAGAACCTTCGAAACCTCCACAACGTAGAGAAGGTTATTCATTCGTTCAAGAAACACGGCTGCACCGAAGCCCAAATTGTCAAAATATTAAGGGGACATTACCAGCTTATCGGATCTGCAGAAACAATACTAGAACCTAAGCTCAAACTACTGGAAGATTTCGGGTTTGTGGATTAAAATCTGGTAAAACTTTTGACGAGAAATGCATACTTTTTGGGCAATAGCCTGGAAAACAACATTTTTCCCACGATGGAGTTTCTGAAGAATGTATTTCAGTCTCAAGGCGTATTCATTAAAGCCCTGTTAAGAACACCAAGACTTCTCAATCTTAGCTTGGAGAAGACCCTGAAGCCCTCGCTCGCTTTCTGGGAAGGATGGGGTTTTTCTGGGGCGAAGCTCGTAAGCTTCTTACAGGCAACTCCGAACGTTCTCTATCGCACGTCTCTAACTCCTGGACAGGTGGATCTCATCAACAAGATTGGCATTGACAAAGAGAGCAAAATATTCAAATATATTGTAGGTGTAGTGGCTAAGAGCCGCACGGAAACGTTAGAGGCCAAGATAGAGAATCTCAAACTCTGTGGGCTTTCGGTAGAAGAAATCTGGCAACTACTTGGAGCTGCCCCTCTAGTCCTTTCTTACTCCAAGGAAAGTGTTTGTGAAAAGATGAACTTTATAGTTAATAACATGGAGCTCCCTGTAAATCATGTAGTGAAGCATCCTTTGTTGTTGCAAATAAGTTTGGAAAAGACTACGAGACCCAGGTTTTTGGTTTGGCAGAAAATCAAATCCATCAATGCCCTCGAGCTTCCTCTTTTGACAGTATTGACGATGACAGAGGCAAAGTTTGTTCACAACATTATAAAAGGGCATGCTGAATCTAAATTACCGTGGACAATTTATGAAAATGCCATCTCTAACGCCTCCAACCGCACAAAGaactcaacaaaacaaaattttggaTAGAGAAAGTGAGAGCCAGGTGATCTAGTCTTTGGCAAAAGGTAGTTCAGCAAACCCTGTATATTCAACAAGAGGAGCTCTGTGTTTATTTGCTCTTCAAGCAAGGTATGAGTTGTAACTATTAAATTTATTATGTGCGCTAATTGCTATCATGGGAGCCTACCCATGTAGCAAGGGGGCTGGAAGCAACCAGCCCTTGGATCTGGTAGTTTAGCAGTCCCTTGCTCTCTTCCAGCCtatgttttttattatttcttgCTTACATGTTAGTGCTGATAATTTCTGCTAACCtgaatatgtatatgcatgtgGACAGTGTATGTTTATTTGTGTGATCGCAGGGTATACTTAATCCTGTTAATAGTTGCATATTTAAGGTATGGGTTGTTTATACCTTGAGCTATTCTGTATTGTAAATCTTGTTTAGTAATTAAATGTTCTAGTAATGATTAGGTGATGTTATATTTTCAACTTAAAGTTAGAAATGTTCCCTTAAATTAGAATTGGTGTATGATACAACCTTATTGAAAAGAGTTATTTCTGTTAATcttaaatggggacattacagtggtatcagagcatgatcctgccatcctgcagggtaaaaGATGAAATCTAGTCAATAAAGAGGAATCTAAGAATATGTGTATTGTGTCTGTGCTTCATGTATGCTTGGTGTCTTTATACATTCAAGTGTATACTCCGTGTTTTCAAGTGCATGCTCCGTGTTTGACTCTATATTTTAGTTAATCTAGAATATGTGACTAACCAGAGGGAATCAAAGAGGATATAAATTTATCTAGAGAACATTAAATTTGGGGTCttagatgtgtgtcatgcttctaatcctcatttaACTACATAAGAAGCTaattttgcttgaggacaagcaagagaagggtggattgtaatgtccccacattgaataagaatataatagtaaataacctacgttaccccaagtttccgggacggggggacggggggacggtgggacgagtttccgggatggcaaatttttttgccaaatttggggacgggggggacggcaaaggggatggctgtataaaatatagggaaaatttaaaatatataggaaaattctaaatgttcatttgaaaacatggataaagcatgcatctatacattatattcatatgaaaacatggatatagcatgtgtatgatactatgaaaacattttagaatgcaaacatcgaacatacaacattatcaatagactcaatactcaatatgcactcataattcagaatttcaattcattcacattgtcaatatgcatatcataatagatattaaagaaataaaatacataatggagcctaatcagactcagaggttaaattttcactacttccatcagcgcagttcccccctatattttttgacgggggtttgggggcagcgcccccaacttggggtcaaggggcatcgccccttgcggggtcaaggggcagcgccccgcgaggccaaaaatacttttattattttatataggcatcgggtgttatttttctattggcaaaaaacccttcatgagatatttcactccctcaattacgcaaaaaacatcattaaaaaaaatttgaaaatacgactttttttattttaatatttttccctagccctagatgtgggggacgtctgGCTGTCCccgggacggctgggacgtccccaatccgtccccagccgtccccgggacgtacggacgtcccccacagctagggaagccgtccccccgtttcggggacgtcccctcaaaattttgacaatttggggacgggggggggacgtcccctggccgtccccaagtccccgaaacgtccccgggactgggacgggggttttcaggtaggggacgcgtcCTCGGGTTTCGTagtaaataacaataataaaataaaattcaaaagaacaaaaataaaatttaaattaaaatgtaaaagaatttaattaaaatttaattaagttaa includes:
- the LOC131043645 gene encoding uncharacterized protein LOC131043645 → MEFLKNVFQSQGVFIKALLRTPRLLNLSLEKTLKPSLAFWEGWGFSGAKLVSFLQATPNVLYRTSLTPGQVDLINKIGIDKESKIFKYIVGVVAKSRTETLEAKIENLKLCGLSVEEIWQLLGAAPLVLSYSKESVCEKMNFIVNNMELPVNHVVKHPLLLQISLEKTTRPRFLVWQKIKSINALELPLLTVLTMTEAKFVHNIIKGHAESKLPWTIYENAISNASNRTKNSTKQNFG